One region of Streptomyces rishiriensis genomic DNA includes:
- a CDS encoding ABC transporter ATP-binding protein, whose product MGESVRGSVRQPEPEPEPVPVPEPVPEPADDEAVIRTRALTKRYRGGQLAVDGLDLTVPAGSVFGFLGPNGSGKTTTIRMLMGLIEPTAGSARVLGQPMPRAARAVLPHVGTLIEGPALYGFLSGRDNLLRYDAADPTADPRTRRERVSAALRRVGLTAAAGKKAKAYSLGMKQRLGLAAALLQPRRLLVLDEPTNGLDPQGMREIRSLIRELAAEGTTVFLSSHLLDEIEQVCTHAAVMAQGRLLVQGTVADLAAGTRGRLVVTTPDPADAARVLKEQGADDVVLGEDRVSAEAPPPDRDLADLNTALVTAGVRVRGFAVERASLEDAFVALTGEGFDVAG is encoded by the coding sequence ATGGGGGAGTCAGTGCGGGGGTCCGTGCGGCAGCCCGAGCCCGAGCCCGAGCCCGTGCCCGTGCCCGAGCCCGTGCCGGAGCCTGCGGACGATGAAGCCGTCATCCGCACCCGCGCCCTCACCAAGCGCTACCGCGGCGGTCAGCTCGCCGTGGACGGTCTCGACCTGACCGTCCCGGCGGGCAGCGTCTTCGGCTTCCTCGGCCCCAACGGTTCCGGCAAGACGACCACCATCCGCATGCTGATGGGGCTCATCGAGCCCACGGCCGGCTCGGCCCGTGTCCTGGGACAACCCATGCCGCGGGCCGCCCGCGCCGTACTGCCCCACGTCGGGACCCTGATCGAGGGTCCCGCCCTCTACGGCTTCCTCTCCGGCCGTGACAACCTGCTCCGCTACGACGCCGCCGATCCGACCGCCGACCCGCGCACCCGGCGTGAGCGGGTCTCGGCGGCGCTGCGACGGGTGGGCCTCACGGCCGCCGCCGGCAAGAAGGCGAAGGCGTACTCCCTCGGTATGAAGCAGCGGCTGGGCCTCGCCGCCGCCCTTCTCCAGCCCCGTCGGCTGCTCGTTCTCGACGAGCCGACCAACGGTCTGGACCCGCAGGGCATGCGGGAGATCCGGTCGCTGATCCGGGAGCTGGCCGCGGAGGGCACGACCGTCTTCCTCTCCTCGCACCTGCTCGACGAGATCGAGCAGGTGTGCACGCACGCGGCGGTGATGGCACAGGGCCGGCTGCTCGTCCAGGGCACGGTGGCCGACCTCGCGGCGGGGACGCGCGGCCGACTGGTCGTGACGACCCCGGACCCGGCGGACGCGGCCCGGGTGCTGAAGGAGCAGGGGGCGGACGACGTGGTCCTCGGCGAGGACCGTGTGAGTGCCGAGGCCCCGCCCCCGGACCGCGATCTCGCCGACCTGAACACCGCGCTGGTGACGGCGGGCGTCCGCGTCCGCGGCTTCGCCGTCGAGCGGGCCTCCCTGGAGGACGCGTTCGTGGCTCTCACGGGGGAGGGATTCGATGTCGCCGGCTGA
- a CDS encoding ABC transporter permease — MSPADTVDDRNQAPAPGPTPVTPVRTPDRSRTWIWTFGLLRSEVLTTFRRWRTLALLGVLAAVPVLVGIAVKIETSDGSSGGPGGGGGGGGEGPAFISQVTNNGLFLVFTGLAVTLPFFLPMAIGVIAGDSIAGEANAGTLRYLLVAPAGRTRLLLAKYATVMIFCLVATLVVAVSALTVGALLFPMGDLTTISGTRIGFGDGLLRALLIALVVAASLTGVAALGLFVSTLTSSGIAAMATTVGLLITVQILDQIPQLHALQPYFFSHHWLSFADLMREPVYWDDLRKNLGLQALYAAVFGSAAWARFTTKDITA, encoded by the coding sequence ATGTCGCCGGCTGACACGGTGGACGACCGGAACCAGGCACCGGCACCGGGACCCACGCCGGTGACACCGGTGCGGACGCCGGACCGGAGCCGGACCTGGATCTGGACCTTCGGGCTGCTCCGCAGCGAGGTGCTGACCACCTTCCGGCGCTGGCGCACCCTCGCGCTGTTGGGCGTGCTGGCGGCCGTGCCGGTCCTGGTCGGGATCGCCGTGAAGATCGAGACGAGCGACGGCTCGTCCGGCGGACCCGGCGGCGGGGGAGGGGGCGGAGGCGAGGGGCCGGCGTTCATCTCGCAGGTGACCAACAACGGCCTGTTCCTGGTCTTCACCGGGCTGGCCGTGACCCTGCCGTTCTTCCTTCCGATGGCGATCGGGGTCATCGCGGGCGACTCGATCGCGGGCGAGGCGAACGCGGGCACGCTCCGCTACCTGCTGGTCGCCCCGGCCGGCCGCACCCGCCTGCTGCTGGCCAAGTACGCGACCGTCATGATCTTCTGCCTGGTGGCCACGCTGGTGGTCGCGGTCTCGGCGCTGACGGTCGGGGCGCTGCTGTTCCCGATGGGGGACCTGACGACGATCTCCGGCACCCGGATCGGCTTCGGCGACGGGCTGCTGCGGGCACTGCTGATCGCCCTGGTCGTCGCCGCCTCGCTCACCGGCGTGGCGGCGCTCGGGTTGTTCGTCTCCACCCTCACCAGCAGTGGCATCGCGGCGATGGCGACGACGGTGGGTCTGCTGATCACGGTCCAGATCCTCGACCAGATTCCCCAACTGCACGCCTTGCAGCCGTACTTCTTCTCGCACCACTGGCTGTCCTTCGCCGACCTGATGCGCGAGCCGGTCTACTGGGACGACCTGCGGAAGAACCTCGGCCTCCAGGCCCTCTACGCGGCCGTCTTCGGCTCGGCGGCCTGGGCGCGCTTCACGACGAAGGACATCACCGCGTAG
- a CDS encoding flavodoxin family protein codes for MTRRSFLFVLGSSRPDGNTELLARAAAEQLPSDVEQTWISLARHPLPDFEDQRHDSGRVRPTEGNTALLLDATLAATDIVIASPLYWYSVSAQTKRYLDHWSGWLRTPGLDFKATLAGRTLWGVTALADDQPVVADPLVGTLNNSAAHLRMSFGGVLLGNGSKPGDVLKDTEALTRAKTFFAGETPAARFLYETH; via the coding sequence ATGACTCGCCGCAGTTTCCTGTTCGTGCTGGGGAGCAGCCGTCCGGACGGCAACACCGAGTTGCTGGCCCGCGCGGCCGCCGAGCAGTTGCCCTCCGACGTCGAGCAGACGTGGATCAGTCTGGCCCGGCACCCGCTGCCCGACTTCGAGGACCAGCGTCACGACAGCGGCCGCGTCCGCCCCACCGAGGGCAACACGGCACTGCTGCTCGACGCCACGCTCGCCGCGACGGACATCGTGATCGCGTCGCCGCTGTACTGGTACTCGGTGTCCGCGCAGACCAAGCGCTACCTGGACCACTGGTCGGGCTGGCTGCGCACCCCCGGCCTCGACTTCAAGGCGACGCTCGCCGGGCGCACCCTGTGGGGCGTGACCGCGCTGGCGGACGACCAGCCCGTGGTCGCCGATCCGCTCGTCGGCACGCTCAACAACTCGGCCGCCCACCTGCGGATGTCCTTCGGCGGGGTGCTGCTCGGCAACGGCAGCAAGCCCGGTGACGTCCTCAAGGACACGGAGGCGCTGACGCGCGCCAAGACGTTCTTCGCGGGAGAGACCCCGGCGGCCCGCTTCCTGTACGAGACCCACTGA
- a CDS encoding amidase family protein — protein sequence MEIAAAVRAGRLSAVDAAGEALARIARVDRSLCAFAEVWEERARAWAREVDARVAAGERLPLAGVPIGVKGRHGLGAAGPLIAAGCVPVGATAVPGPGTPWQTWGLGAHGRTVNPWRPDRTPGGSSAGSAAAVAAGLVPLATGSDGAGSVRIPAAWCGVIGLKTTNRRPSPGRGAASPARDRTGLAAPGVLVHHAADAEAYMQVMTPRAPTDPVPSMDPASVTGPAPSTDPAPVMGPAPSAGSVPPVAVFSADLGFADPDPEPLALARAAAGRLAEAGVVRLLPSCDVPLRLADPAPAWLALRTPGADLRAAEDVRAANDRLLADLFSRVDLLLTPTTPNAAHGHEGPGSRFSTALTWAFNLSGHPAISIPAGLGTDGCPVGLHMVAAHGRESALLTVATGASGASAARTAPAPRTAPAAPASPWPDPCRRP from the coding sequence GTGGAGATCGCCGCGGCCGTCCGGGCGGGGCGGCTGTCTGCCGTGGACGCGGCCGGTGAGGCGCTCGCCCGGATCGCGCGGGTCGACCGTTCGCTGTGCGCCTTCGCCGAGGTGTGGGAGGAGAGGGCGCGGGCGTGGGCGCGTGAGGTCGACGCCCGGGTGGCCGCGGGCGAGCGGCTGCCGCTGGCCGGGGTGCCGATCGGCGTGAAGGGGCGTCATGGGCTGGGCGCCGCGGGCCCGCTGATCGCCGCCGGATGTGTGCCGGTGGGGGCGACGGCCGTGCCGGGTCCCGGTACTCCGTGGCAGACCTGGGGCCTCGGCGCCCATGGCCGGACCGTCAACCCCTGGCGCCCCGACCGCACGCCGGGCGGCTCCTCGGCCGGGTCCGCCGCGGCGGTGGCCGCCGGCCTGGTCCCCCTGGCGACGGGCAGCGACGGCGCGGGCTCGGTGCGGATCCCGGCCGCGTGGTGCGGTGTGATCGGCCTGAAGACCACGAACCGCCGGCCGTCACCCGGGCGGGGCGCGGCATCGCCCGCCCGGGACCGTACGGGACTGGCGGCGCCCGGCGTACTCGTACACCACGCGGCGGACGCGGAAGCGTACATGCAGGTCATGACCCCGAGGGCGCCGACGGACCCCGTCCCCTCGATGGATCCAGCTTCCGTGACGGGTCCCGCTCCCTCTACGGATCCCGCTCCCGTGATGGGTCCCGCTCCCTCGGCGGGGTCCGTCCCGCCTGTCGCCGTCTTCTCCGCCGACCTCGGATTCGCAGATCCCGACCCCGAGCCGCTCGCCCTGGCCCGTGCCGCCGCCGGGCGCCTCGCCGAGGCGGGTGTCGTACGGCTGCTGCCGTCCTGCGACGTGCCCCTGCGGCTGGCGGACCCCGCACCGGCCTGGCTCGCGCTGCGCACCCCCGGGGCGGACCTGCGCGCCGCCGAAGACGTCCGGGCCGCCAACGACCGACTGCTGGCCGATCTCTTCTCCCGCGTCGACCTGCTGCTGACCCCGACGACGCCGAACGCCGCACACGGCCACGAGGGCCCGGGCAGCCGGTTCTCGACCGCGCTCACCTGGGCGTTCAACCTGAGCGGGCATCCGGCGATCAGCATCCCGGCGGGGCTCGGCACCGACGGCTGTCCCGTGGGGCTGCACATGGTCGCGGCACACGGCAGGGAGAGCGCCCTACTGACGGTCGCCACTGGTGCCTCTGGTGCCAGTGCCGCCAGAACCGCACCGGCTCCACGAACTGCACCAGCGGCACCAGCCTCCCCCTGGCCCGACCCCTGCCGTCGTCCCTGA
- a CDS encoding DUF6668 family protein — MGTTDGQRGPEIWIRGPVAAPDPVPVPYASTAAPRRFSWVATHGGAGSSTLAAVYGGHDCGRAWPGAGDPPSVLLVARTHAAGLDSLLRTLEVFRCGEAPQGLDLDAVVLVADAPGRLPRPLVQRVRVIESVVDVYRVPWVTNWRLGELGGTPPRETEPLARLTGAR, encoded by the coding sequence ATGGGGACGACGGACGGGCAGCGGGGGCCGGAGATCTGGATCCGCGGGCCGGTGGCCGCACCGGATCCGGTACCGGTGCCGTACGCCTCCACCGCCGCGCCCCGGCGCTTCTCCTGGGTCGCCACGCACGGCGGGGCCGGCAGTTCCACCCTGGCCGCGGTCTACGGCGGCCACGACTGCGGACGCGCGTGGCCAGGCGCCGGCGATCCCCCGTCCGTGTTGCTGGTCGCCCGCACCCACGCGGCCGGACTGGACTCCCTCCTGCGGACCCTGGAGGTCTTCCGGTGCGGCGAGGCTCCGCAGGGCCTCGACCTGGACGCGGTGGTGCTCGTCGCGGACGCGCCGGGACGGCTGCCCCGGCCGCTCGTCCAGCGGGTGCGGGTCATCGAATCGGTCGTCGACGTGTACCGCGTCCCCTGGGTGACGAACTGGCGCCTCGGTGAACTGGGCGGCACCCCGCCGCGCGAGACGGAACCGCTGGCCCGGCTCACCGGGGCCCGCTGA
- a CDS encoding tetratricopeptide repeat protein: MSRLSREKKREQKYAGPTAVVVAPLDVHVRGGGTATIGGVPVVAADGEEIQRAVLSHLHRIALATGHPVLATVHDERIGYVVALRVDPDGSSHFTADPQRTAVAPSSAPSAPSARVETAPDTRSTTPTDASPSSAGSTSPSAPALVGPPVPAPAPVDRPVPPDPVEGPAPVDWPVPADAPASAADEQSAQPRRDEPTHLLRQVPEPVRDAAPTFPLRAVPERDAEQGTRSAPESAPGYAAETPAPGTVTAPTGVFGPPPTMDQRPNPDAPSPSAPEATSASAPEALPTPTAAPAPVPAPAPIPLPLPTAASGATSTTRSGSTPTSLVPHDFIPDSALDPDPDPGPKPTPARGFDAVAEAVLGDDPRTLHGDGGTPALLAEPLARINEAVRAGRTDTAAALAERTVLEASATLGPEHPEVLRLRELTAYIAYLAGDPLRSFHTSLDLARIHRRTPDSEAAYGNVQSAAAAWRAVRDPLQGLNLGTELLGLWTELTTEEGPAADDIEELESARARMLRLAGRARKAGA, encoded by the coding sequence ATGTCTCGACTCAGCCGCGAGAAGAAGCGGGAACAGAAGTACGCCGGCCCCACGGCCGTCGTGGTGGCACCGCTCGACGTCCATGTCCGCGGGGGTGGGACGGCGACGATAGGCGGTGTCCCGGTCGTGGCGGCCGACGGCGAGGAGATCCAGCGCGCCGTCCTGAGTCACCTCCACCGCATCGCCCTCGCCACCGGGCACCCGGTCCTCGCCACGGTCCACGACGAGCGCATCGGTTACGTCGTCGCCCTGCGTGTGGACCCGGACGGTTCCAGCCATTTCACGGCGGATCCCCAGCGGACGGCCGTGGCTCCGTCGTCGGCGCCATCGGCGCCGTCGGCACGGGTGGAGACAGCACCGGACACGCGGAGCACCACACCCACCGACGCGTCCCCGTCCTCGGCGGGGTCAACGTCCCCGTCCGCTCCCGCCCTCGTCGGCCCGCCCGTTCCGGCTCCCGCCCCCGTCGACAGGCCCGTGCCCCCCGACCCCGTCGAGGGTCCTGCCCCCGTCGACTGGCCCGTGCCCGCCGACGCGCCCGCGTCGGCCGCAGACGAACAGTCCGCTCAGCCGCGACGCGACGAGCCCACGCATCTCCTGCGCCAGGTGCCCGAGCCGGTGCGGGACGCGGCGCCGACGTTCCCGTTGCGCGCGGTGCCCGAGCGGGACGCGGAGCAGGGAACCCGGTCGGCGCCGGAGTCGGCACCCGGATACGCGGCGGAGACCCCGGCGCCCGGCACGGTCACCGCTCCGACGGGCGTGTTCGGCCCGCCGCCGACGATGGACCAGCGGCCGAACCCGGACGCCCCCTCCCCCTCTGCCCCGGAGGCCACCTCCGCCTCTGCCCCGGAGGCGCTCCCCACCCCGACCGCGGCGCCGGCCCCGGTTCCCGCCCCGGCCCCGATCCCCTTGCCGCTCCCGACGGCGGCCTCCGGCGCCACCTCCACCACCAGGTCCGGTTCCACGCCCACATCGCTCGTCCCCCACGACTTCATCCCCGACTCGGCACTCGATCCGGACCCGGACCCGGGCCCCAAGCCCACCCCCGCCCGCGGCTTCGACGCCGTCGCGGAGGCGGTGCTGGGGGACGACCCCCGTACCCTCCACGGCGACGGCGGCACCCCGGCGCTCCTCGCGGAACCGCTCGCGCGGATCAACGAGGCCGTGCGGGCGGGCCGTACGGACACCGCGGCCGCTCTCGCGGAACGGACCGTGCTGGAGGCGTCCGCAACGCTGGGACCGGAGCACCCCGAGGTGCTCCGGCTGCGCGAACTCACCGCGTACATCGCCTACTTGGCAGGCGACCCGCTGCGCTCCTTCCACACCTCCCTCGACCTGGCCCGCATCCACCGCCGGACCCCGGACTCGGAGGCCGCGTACGGCAACGTCCAGAGCGCGGCCGCGGCCTGGCGCGCCGTACGCGACCCCTTGCAGGGACTGAACCTGGGAACCGAACTCCTCGGCCTGTGGACGGAGCTCACCACCGAGGAGGGCCCGGCCGCCGACGACATCGAGGAGCTGGAGTCGGCCCGCGCGCGCATGCTCAGACTGGCCGGACGCGCCCGGAAGGCGGGCGCGTAG
- a CDS encoding M28 family metallopeptidase, with translation MKLPVSGRATVTAVVAAATLFATGSIAGAAPAPEAGALAAAPDIPVANVKAHLAQLQSIATANGGNRAHGRTGYKASLDYVKAKLDAAGYTTVIQQFTSSGRTGYNLVADWPGGDTGRVVMAGSHLDSVTAGAGINDNGSGSAAVLEAALAVSRAGYQPAKHLRFAWWGAEELGMVGSRYYVNNLSAANRARISGYLNFDMIGSPNPGYFVYDDDPAIEKTFKDYFTGLGVPTEIETEGDGRSDHAPFKNAGVPVGGLFSGADYLKTAAQAAKWGGTAGRAFDRCYHSSCDTTANIDDTALDRNADALAYAVWTLSS, from the coding sequence ATGAAGCTCCCCGTTTCCGGGCGGGCGACGGTCACCGCCGTCGTCGCGGCCGCCACACTGTTCGCCACCGGGTCCATAGCCGGGGCGGCGCCCGCCCCCGAGGCCGGGGCGCTCGCCGCCGCTCCCGACATCCCGGTGGCCAACGTCAAGGCCCACCTGGCCCAGCTCCAGTCCATCGCCACCGCCAACGGCGGCAACCGCGCGCACGGCCGCACCGGTTACAAGGCGTCGCTCGACTACGTGAAGGCCAAGCTGGACGCCGCCGGATACACCACCGTCATCCAGCAGTTCACCTCCTCCGGCCGCACCGGCTACAACCTCGTCGCCGACTGGCCCGGCGGCGACACCGGCCGGGTGGTGATGGCCGGGTCCCATCTGGACTCCGTGACCGCAGGGGCCGGCATCAACGACAACGGCTCGGGCTCGGCGGCCGTCCTGGAGGCGGCACTGGCCGTGTCCAGAGCCGGCTACCAGCCCGCCAAACACCTGCGGTTCGCCTGGTGGGGCGCGGAGGAGCTGGGCATGGTCGGGTCCCGGTACTACGTCAACAACCTCTCCGCGGCGAACCGGGCCCGCATCAGCGGCTATCTGAACTTCGACATGATCGGCTCGCCGAACCCCGGCTACTTCGTCTACGACGACGACCCGGCCATCGAGAAGACCTTCAAGGACTACTTCACCGGTCTCGGCGTCCCCACGGAGATCGAGACCGAGGGCGACGGCCGCTCCGACCACGCGCCATTCAAGAACGCGGGCGTGCCGGTGGGCGGTCTGTTCAGCGGCGCCGACTACCTCAAGACGGCGGCCCAGGCGGCCAAGTGGGGCGGTACGGCCGGGCGGGCCTTCGACCGCTGCTACCACTCCTCCTGCGACACGACCGCGAACATCGACGACACGGCCCTGGACCGCAACGCGGACGCGCTGGCGTACGCGGTCTGGACCCTGTCCTCCTGA
- a CDS encoding VOC family protein → MTETSGVPEAGPTPVHWKLVVDSADPHAQADFWAGALHYEVEDNSALIERLLELGALPGAATLEFHGRPAFRDLIAVRHPADPYDPDTGTGLGRRLLFQRVPEAKTVKNRLHLDLHPGAGLRAGEVGRLTALGASVLGEVKEPSGQWVVMADPEGNEFCVH, encoded by the coding sequence ATGACCGAGACATCTGGAGTACCCGAGGCAGGGCCCACGCCCGTGCACTGGAAGCTCGTCGTCGACTCAGCCGATCCGCACGCGCAGGCCGATTTCTGGGCCGGCGCGCTGCATTACGAGGTCGAGGACAACAGTGCGCTCATCGAGCGGTTGCTGGAGCTCGGCGCGCTGCCGGGAGCGGCGACGCTGGAGTTCCACGGCCGCCCGGCCTTCCGGGACCTGATCGCCGTACGTCATCCCGCCGACCCGTACGACCCCGACACCGGGACCGGACTGGGCCGGCGGCTGCTGTTCCAGCGGGTGCCGGAGGCGAAGACCGTGAAGAACCGGCTCCATCTCGATCTGCATCCCGGTGCGGGACTGCGCGCCGGGGAGGTCGGGCGGCTGACGGCGCTGGGGGCGAGCGTGCTCGGAGAGGTGAAGGAGCCGTCCGGGCAGTGGGTGGTCATGGCCGATCCTGAGGGCAACGAGTTCTGCGTGCATTGA
- the rarD gene encoding EamA family transporter RarD: MAGTSKSEGRTGLLNGLAAYGMWGLVPLFWPLLKPAGATEILAHRMVWSLAFVAVALLVVRRWAWAGELLRQPRRLGLVVIASAVITVNWGVYIWAVNSGHVVEASLGYFINPLVTIAMGVLILKERLRPVQWAAVGVGFSAVLVLAIGYGRPPWISLTLAFSFATYGLVKKKVNLGGVQSLAAETAIQFLPALGYLLWLSAHGGLTFATEGAGHAALLASTGIVTALPLVCFGAAAIRVPLSTLGLLQYLAPVFQFLLGVLYFGEAMPIERWAGFALVWLALVLLTGDALRTSRRAARALGPAIAESRAQVPPGTSGAAIGASATTGSTVRTGSATTTGSTATPGTTGAVRKAESVASGVLGGAAVTGVTAVTGVTAVSGLPGAPAPEAQPSPGAEP, from the coding sequence ATGGCCGGGACGTCGAAGAGTGAGGGCCGGACAGGCCTGCTGAACGGCCTCGCGGCGTACGGGATGTGGGGGCTGGTCCCCCTCTTCTGGCCCCTGCTCAAGCCCGCCGGGGCGACCGAGATCCTCGCCCATCGCATGGTGTGGTCGCTCGCCTTCGTCGCCGTCGCGCTGCTCGTCGTACGGCGCTGGGCTTGGGCCGGTGAGCTGCTGCGCCAGCCACGCCGGCTCGGGCTCGTCGTGATCGCCTCGGCCGTCATCACCGTGAACTGGGGCGTCTACATCTGGGCCGTGAACAGCGGCCATGTCGTCGAGGCGTCCCTCGGATACTTCATCAACCCGCTGGTCACCATCGCCATGGGTGTGCTGATCCTCAAGGAACGGCTGCGGCCCGTGCAATGGGCGGCGGTCGGCGTCGGCTTCTCGGCGGTGCTGGTCCTGGCCATCGGCTACGGCCGCCCGCCGTGGATCTCCCTCACCCTCGCCTTCTCCTTCGCCACCTACGGACTGGTGAAGAAGAAGGTCAACCTCGGCGGGGTGCAGTCGCTGGCCGCCGAGACCGCCATCCAGTTCCTGCCCGCGCTGGGCTACCTGCTGTGGCTGTCCGCGCACGGCGGCCTCACCTTCGCCACCGAGGGCGCCGGACACGCGGCCCTGCTCGCCTCCACCGGCATCGTCACCGCACTGCCCCTGGTCTGCTTCGGCGCGGCGGCGATCCGCGTGCCGCTGTCCACACTGGGGCTGCTCCAGTACCTGGCGCCGGTCTTCCAGTTCCTGCTCGGCGTCCTCTACTTCGGCGAGGCCATGCCCATCGAGCGCTGGGCCGGGTTCGCGCTGGTGTGGCTGGCGCTGGTGCTGCTCACCGGCGACGCCCTGCGCACCTCACGCCGGGCCGCCCGCGCGCTCGGCCCGGCGATCGCCGAGAGCAGGGCCCAGGTGCCGCCCGGCACGAGCGGCGCGGCGATCGGCGCGAGCGCCACGACGGGCTCGACCGTCAGGACCGGCTCGGCCACCACCACAGGCTCGACCGCCACGCCCGGCACGACCGGTGCCGTTCGAAAGGCGGAGAGCGTGGCCTCCGGCGTCCTCGGCGGGGCTGCCGTCACCGGCGTCACCGCTGTCACCGGCGTCACCGCCGTCTCCGGGCTGCCCGGCGCTCCGGCTCCGGAGGCGCAACCCTCTCCCGGCGCCGAGCCGTAG
- a CDS encoding SDR family oxidoreductase: MSIVVTGATGHLGRHVVEQLLEKVPAEQITAVVRDEAKAADFAARGVRLAVADYNAPETFGSLFASGDRVLLISGNEFDKGRPAQHQVVIDAAKAAGVALLAYTSAPGSLSAALADDHRATEAALIASGLPYTLLRNGWYHENYTEQLAPVLEHNAVVAAAGEGRVSSASRADYAAAAVAVLTGEGHENATYELGGDEAWSFAEYAAELSRQTGKEIAYNAVPGEVLTGILTGAGLPEPFATILVGVDASIEKGELVVTSGDLSRLAGRPTTPLAEAITAALKG, from the coding sequence ATGAGCATCGTCGTCACCGGAGCCACCGGACACCTCGGCCGCCACGTCGTGGAGCAGTTGCTGGAGAAGGTTCCGGCCGAGCAGATCACGGCCGTCGTGCGCGACGAGGCCAAGGCCGCCGACTTCGCGGCCCGAGGCGTACGCCTCGCCGTCGCCGACTACAACGCCCCCGAGACCTTCGGCAGCCTGTTCGCCTCCGGCGACAGGGTGCTGCTCATCTCGGGCAACGAGTTCGACAAGGGCCGCCCGGCGCAGCACCAGGTCGTGATCGACGCGGCGAAGGCGGCCGGGGTCGCGCTCCTCGCGTACACCAGCGCGCCGGGCAGCCTGAGCGCGGCGCTGGCGGACGACCACCGCGCCACCGAGGCGGCGCTGATCGCCTCCGGTCTCCCCTACACGCTGCTGCGCAACGGCTGGTACCACGAGAACTACACCGAGCAGCTGGCCCCGGTGCTGGAGCACAACGCCGTCGTCGCCGCCGCCGGCGAGGGCCGGGTCTCCTCCGCCTCCCGCGCCGACTACGCGGCCGCCGCCGTCGCCGTACTCACCGGCGAGGGCCACGAGAACGCGACGTACGAGCTGGGCGGCGACGAGGCGTGGAGCTTCGCCGAGTACGCGGCCGAGCTCAGCAGGCAGACCGGCAAGGAGATCGCCTACAACGCGGTGCCCGGCGAGGTGCTCACCGGCATCCTGACCGGCGCCGGTCTGCCCGAGCCGTTCGCCACGATCCTGGTCGGCGTGGACGCGTCGATAGAGAAGGGTGAGCTGGTCGTCACGAGCGGCGACCTGTCCCGGCTCGCGGGCCGCCCGACCACTCCGCTCGCCGAGGCGATCACGGCCGCGCTCAAGGGCTGA
- a CDS encoding winged helix-turn-helix transcriptional regulator — protein sequence MQVEASQAEGMCPHRLVLEHVTSRWGVLVLIELLDRSHRFSELRRAIGGAGRPVSEKMLTQTLQTLERDGLVHRDAKPVIPPRVDYSLTDLGREAAEQVRALALWTHTRMPDVEQARRTYDEARELRSRTS from the coding sequence ATGCAGGTGGAAGCCTCGCAGGCGGAGGGCATGTGCCCCCACCGTCTCGTCCTCGAGCACGTCACCAGCCGGTGGGGTGTCCTGGTGCTGATCGAGCTGCTGGACCGCTCGCACCGGTTCAGCGAGCTGCGCCGGGCCATCGGCGGGGCGGGCCGGCCCGTCAGCGAGAAGATGCTGACCCAGACCCTCCAGACCCTGGAACGCGACGGCCTGGTGCACCGCGACGCCAAGCCGGTCATCCCGCCCCGCGTCGACTACTCCCTGACCGACCTCGGCCGGGAGGCGGCCGAACAGGTGCGCGCGCTGGCCCTGTGGACCCACACCCGGATGCCGGACGTGGAGCAGGCCCGCCGGACATACGACGAGGCCCGGGAACTCCGCTCCCGGACCTCGTGA